The Mesoterricola silvestris sequence CCGAAAAGGGTTTCGGCAAGCGGAGCCTCCTGCAGGACTACCGGCTCCAGGGCCGGGGCGGCACCGGGGTCATCAACATCCGGGCCGGGGTCCGGAACGGCAAGGTGGTGGGTTCGGTCCTGGTGAAGGAGGGGGAAGGTTGCCTCCTCATTTCCCAGGAGGGCATGGTCATCCGGTTCAGCATCGATGGGGTGCGGAAAACCGGCCGGGCCGCCATGGGGGTCAAGCTCCTTTCGCTGCCTTCGGACGCCGATCGCGTGGTTGGCCTGGCCAAGATCGACGCCAGCGCCCAGGCCCTCGATGAGGAGGAAGACGGCGCGGAAGGCGAAAACGGCCAGCCAGGGCCCGACGAATCGGGCGAGCCCCAGAAGCTGGGCCTGGATTAGACAGTTGAACCACCGGCGGCGCGGGACCCCCCGGAGGGTTCCGCGCCGCCCGTGCGTCCTGTTGAATTTTCCCTGGCGGACCCCGGCGGGCCCGGGGAATCGGACCCATTCTTGGGGTGCCATCGGCGGGAAAGGAGGCTCCCGTGCATTTCCATGCCCCGTTCCACCCCTTCCAGCACCACCCCATGATCCCGGCGGCCTACGTGGCGAACCTGGTCCTGATTCTCCTGGGCATCCTGGTGGCCCTGCTCATGGGCCCCTCGGCTACTTGACCCAGGTGATCCGCTGGTCCTTGCGGCTCTCGGCCTTCAGCACGCCCTGGGCCACCAGTTCGGACACGTCCGGATAACCCGCCATGATTTCCTGGAGCGGCGTCGGGGTATCCATGGCCTCGTGCACCCCGACCCAGGTGTTCCGGCCCATCGCCTTGGCCGCATAGAGGCACTGATCGGCCACTTCGGCCACCTTCTCCCAGGCCACCTTGGACGGCTCCCGGCGAAAGAAGGGGTAGGAGGCGAAGCCGATGGAGCAGGTCTTGTGGATCTGCACGCCATTGCCCAGGTCGAAGGGGAATTCCTCCACCCGGCTGCGGATGCGTTCGGCCACGACGTGGGCGTCCAGGCGGGACGTATGCTTGGCGACCACGAAGAATTCCTCCCCGCCCCACCGGACCACGGTGTCCGAGTCCCGCATGGTCTGGGAGAGGATGCCGGCGAACTGCTTCAGGACGTTGTCCCCCGCGACGTGGCCGAAATTGTCGTTGACCGTCTTGAAGTGATCGATATCGATCATCATGAAAACCACGTCGATATTGGCGACCAGCCGGTCCTTGCCGCCTTCGGTGGTTCCGACCCTCCTCATGCGGATGACCTGGGCGAGGTCCTCGGCGATGCGGGTGGTGAGGTAGCGGCGGTTGGCGAGGGAGGTCAGCGGGTCCCGGAGGCTCATGTCCGCGAGGGCCTTGTTGGCGGATTCCAGACGGCGGCGGCTCAGCACCAGCACCCCCGCGGTGCCGAACCCCAGAACCCCCAGGGCGATCCAAAGGATGCGCTGCCGGGCCTGATTCCGTCCGTCCCGGTGGAGGGCCTCGATCTGGAGCTGCTGTTTGTCGTTCTCGAAGGCGGCGCTGGAATCGGCGATCTGTTTCAAGTCCTGGGACTTCATGAGGGAATCGGACAAGTTCTTGAATTCCACCATGGTTTCGTAGGCCCTGCGGTAGTCCCCGGCGAAGGCGTATTCCTCGGCGAGGTTTCCGGTGATCTCGGCCGTGTCGTTGACGGCCTCGGTCTCCCGGAAATGGGCCAGGCCCTCCTGGATGGCCTTGAGCCCTTCGGCGCTGTTTCCCAGGCGGTTCAGGGCGATTCCGCGATTGACCTGACAGACGGCGACAGAACCGGCGTCCTGGGCGGCGGTGGCCAATTTCAGGGCCGCGTCGGCATATTTCAGGGTCGAGCGGTAGTCCTTCTTGCCCAGATAGACATCGGCCATATTGACCGAACAGACGAGCTTAATATTGGACGCATGAACCTTATCCGCAAGATCGACGGCAATCTTCATTTCCGCCAGTTGGCGGGTGGAATCTCCGGAGGAGCCCAGGGCGTTGGCCAGGGAGAGATGGAATTCGGCCTGCAGCGCGAGGTCGCCCAGGCTTTCGGCCATGGCGATGGCAGCCCGGTGGGAGGCCACGGCATCCTCGAAGCGCAGCATGATGACGTACAGATAGCCCATCTGGTCCAGGATCCTGGCATGCCCGGCGGTGTCACCCACCTCTTCACTTATCCGCTGGGCCTTCTGGAGCACGCCGATGGCCTCGGGCAACCTCCCCAGGTTCCGTTGCGATGTGGCGAGGCTGCGGTAGGCGCGTTCCAGGAGGCGCCCCATTTCCAGATCCCGCGGGTTGTCCTTCCGGTAGGTTTCCAGGGCAGGAAGGAGGGCCTCCACCGTCTTCTTGGCCTCGGCGAAGCGTTCCGTCACCGAAAACAGGGAGGCGGCTTCCACCTCGAGGAGGAAGTGATCCCGCGGGTTGCCCGTGGCGCGGATCAGGCGCCGGGCGCGGTCGGCCAGGTCCCGGGAGGTCGCGAATTCCTTGAGGACGATGCCATCCTGGACCCGCCGGATGAGGAACCAGGTTTCCGCGGCGGGGTCCGGTTCCTTGGCGATGAGGGCCAGGGCCTCATCCTCCCAGGCCAGGGAGGCCGCGGGGTGGGTACGATTGTCAGCCTCGATCTTCTTCCTGAGTTCGTTCAGTTTGCGATTGGACCAAGGCGCGGTCTGGGCGCCCAGGCTGGTCGCTGGGAGCAGGCAAACCAGGGCCGGGACCCCAAGACACCAGGTGGCTGCGTTTCTGCGGAACCGTGAAGGCATAGATTCAATATACTGGGAACCTTCACTCCCCAAGGTATTCTTTCCAGTCCCCGGTGGGCAATTCAACCCCCTCCCGCTCCAGGCGCGTCAGGCGGTCAGGGGGAAAGACATAGACCCAGGCGCCAAAGCGGTGCCCCGAATCCAGGACCACCGGGATGACCCTCCGCTCGAAAAGGCCCCCCTCCACGTCCTCCACCTGATCCAGATCCTCCAGGGCGCTGGCCAGGGATGCCTCGTCCTCGTAGCCGGCGAACTCCCCCGCGACCCAGCCCGGACCGGGGGGGCCGAGGGGCGGTTCGTCCCCGGGGACCAGGGCCGGGATGCCGTGGGCGGGGAGGTGGAATAGCCGGCCCGGAACATGGGCCCCGGTGAGGCCCTCGGGGTTCGTGCGCAGGAGCCAGGAATGGGCCCGCCCACCCTCGCGAAGGGCGCCGTAGACGAAGACCCCATCCGCCTCCATGGCCCGGACTCACGGCTCCGCGGCCAGGAGCCGGCTCACCTGCTCCAGGAGGTCGCGGCTGCGGTAGGGCTTGGCGAGGAAGGCCCGGGTGGGGGTCGTGCGGGTCAGTTCGGGCCGGGTGTCCGGCGAGAAGCCGCTGCTGATGAGAATCCGGGTCCTGGGGCTGGCCTGGAGGATCCGGTCCATGACCTGGAACCCGTGGAGGCGGGGCATCACCAAATCGAGGATGACCAGATCAAAGCCCCCCGCTGTTTCCAGGAACAGGTCGAGGCCGGCCTGGCCATCCACGGCTTCCGAAACGGTGTACCCGGAATTCTCCAGGATCTCCCGCGCCATCTCCCTGATCAGCGGCTCGTCATCCACCACCAGGATCCTGCCTTTGGCTGGGCTTGCCATGGGAGGTTCCCTTGGGTCCTATTCGGGGATGGGGAAGAGCCCGGTCTGCTCGAAGACCTCCTGGCGGATGCGGGCCGTGGAGGCCTCCTCCGCCCGGAAACGCAGGGCCAGGTCGATCCATCCCGCGATGCGCTCCATCTCGGGCTCCTTCATGCCCCGGGTGGTGATCGCGGGCGATCCGATGCGGATGCCCGAAGGCTTGAGGGGGGGGTTGGGATCGAAGGGGATGCCGTTCTTGTTCACGGTGATGCCGGCCTTGTCGAGGGTCTGTTCGGCCTCGTTGCCCAGGATGCCCTGCTGGAAGACGTCCACCAGCATCAGGTGGTTGTCGGTGCCCCCGGAGACCACCCGCCAGCCCTTGGAGGTGAGCGCCTTGGCGAGGGCCGCGGCGTTGCGCACCACCTGCTCCTGGTAGGCCTTGAATTCGGGCTTGAGGGCCTCGCCCAGGGCCACGGCCTTGGCCGCCACCACGTGCATGAGGGGCCCTCCCTGCACGCCGGGGAAAAGGGCCCGGTCCAGGTCCTTGGCGAAGCGCTCCTTGCAGAGCACGAGGCCGCCGCGGGGGCCGCGCAGGGTCTTGTGGGTGGTGGTGGTGACGAAGTCGGCGAAGGGGACGGGGCTGGGGTGGTGCCCGGTGGCCACGAGACCCGCGATGTGGGCCATGTCGACCATCATGAGGGCGCCCACTTCGTCGGCGATGGCCCGGAAGGCGGGGAAATCGAAGGTGCGGGAGTAGGCGGAGGCGCCCACGACGATGAGCTTGGGCTTGTGCTCCTGGGCCAGGCGGCGGACCTCGTCCATGTCCACCTTCTCGGTCTCCCGGTCCACGTGGTACCCGACGAACTTGTAGAGGATGCCGGAGCTGTTGAGGGGGTGGCCGTGGGTGAGGTGGCCGCCGTGGGCCAGATCCAGGCCCAGCACGGTGTCGCCGGGCTTCAGGATGGAGAAGTACACGGCCATGTTGGCCTGGGCTCCGCTGTGGGGCTGGACATTGGCGTGTTCGGCCCCGAAGAGCTGCTTGGCGCGGGTGCGGGCCAGGTCCTCGACGGTATCGACGTTGACGCAGCCGCCGTAGTACCTGCGGCCGGGATAACCCTCGGCGTACTTGTTGGTGAAATGGCTGCCCATGGCCTGCATGACCGGCCTGGACGCGTAGTTCTCGGAAGCGATGAGCTCCAGATGATGGCGCTGGCGCTGGACTTCCAGCTCCAGGGCCTGGAAGATGGCCGGGTCCGCGACTCGCAGGGCTTCGTACATGGGCATGGTGTCACCTCATAGGTTTCCGACTGAAATCTTCTCACAAGAAGGCCATAAAAGCGCGTTCCCGTCCGATCTGCCAAAATGAAGGGGAAAGGTGGCCCATGCCCATTCTGCCCCCCAGCGATGCCCGTGAACTGGAAAGTTTTGAACATCCCCTCGCGTCGCGGTACGCCTCCAAAGCCATGGTGCGGCTGCTTTCGCCGCTGTACCGCATGCGCGTGTGGCGGCGGCTGTGGATCGCGCTGGCGGAGAGCGAATCCGAGATGGGACTTCCCGTGACGGTGGAGCAGATCGCGGAAATGCGGGCCACGCAGGACGCGGTGGACCTGGAGGCCATCGCGCGTTTCGAGGCCTCGCTGCGCCACGATGTGATGGCGGCCATCCACGCCTGGGGGGAGCAGGCGCCTTCGGCGCGCCCCATCATCCACCTGGGGGCCACCAGCTGCTTCGTCACGGACAACGGGGATCTGCTCATCGCCGTGGAGGCCCTGCGGCTGATCCGCCGTCGCCTCCAGGACGTCATCGCATGCCTGCGGGATTTCGCCGCCGCATGGCAGGACCAGGCCTGCCTGGGCTTCACCCATTTCCAGCCGGCCCAGCCCACGACCGTCGGCAAGCGAGCGACCTTGTGGATCCAGGATCTGCTCCTGGACCTGGAGGATCTGGACCACCTGCTTCGCACCACGCCGGTGCGGGGGCTCAAGGGCGTCACCGGCACCCAGGCCAGTTTCCTGGAGCTGCTGGACGGCGATGGGGCCAGGGTGGAGGCCCTGGAGGCGCGGTTCTGCGAAAAGGTGGGTTCCCCCGCCATCCCGGTTTCCGGCCAGACCGCCACGCGCAAGCTGGAGGACCGCATGGGCCAGGTGCTCTGCGGCATCGCGGCCTCGGCCTCGAAGTTCGGCTGCGATCTGCGCCTTCTCCAGCACCTGAAGGAGGTGGAGGAACCCTTCGAGAAGAACCAGATCGGATCCAGCGCCATGCCCTACAAGCGAAACCCCATGCGAAGCGAGCGCATCGTGAGCCTGGCCCGCTTCGTCACGGGGCTCCTGCCCAGTTCGTACCAGACCACGGCCACCCAGTGGATGGAGCGCACCCTCGATGATTCCGCCCATCGCCGCCTCACCCTGAGCCAGGGGCTCCTGGCCGTGGATGCGATCCTGGTGCTGTACCGCAACGTGGCTTCGGGCCTGGTGGTCTACCCCCGGATGATCGAGGCGCGCCTGGCCTCG is a genomic window containing:
- a CDS encoding tetratricopeptide repeat-containing diguanylate cyclase, giving the protein MPSRFRRNAATWCLGVPALVCLLPATSLGAQTAPWSNRKLNELRKKIEADNRTHPAASLAWEDEALALIAKEPDPAAETWFLIRRVQDGIVLKEFATSRDLADRARRLIRATGNPRDHFLLEVEAASLFSVTERFAEAKKTVEALLPALETYRKDNPRDLEMGRLLERAYRSLATSQRNLGRLPEAIGVLQKAQRISEEVGDTAGHARILDQMGYLYVIMLRFEDAVASHRAAIAMAESLGDLALQAEFHLSLANALGSSGDSTRQLAEMKIAVDLADKVHASNIKLVCSVNMADVYLGKKDYRSTLKYADAALKLATAAQDAGSVAVCQVNRGIALNRLGNSAEGLKAIQEGLAHFRETEAVNDTAEITGNLAEEYAFAGDYRRAYETMVEFKNLSDSLMKSQDLKQIADSSAAFENDKQQLQIEALHRDGRNQARQRILWIALGVLGFGTAGVLVLSRRRLESANKALADMSLRDPLTSLANRRYLTTRIAEDLAQVIRMRRVGTTEGGKDRLVANIDVVFMMIDIDHFKTVNDNFGHVAGDNVLKQFAGILSQTMRDSDTVVRWGGEEFFVVAKHTSRLDAHVVAERIRSRVEEFPFDLGNGVQIHKTCSIGFASYPFFRREPSKVAWEKVAEVADQCLYAAKAMGRNTWVGVHEAMDTPTPLQEIMAGYPDVSELVAQGVLKAESRKDQRITWVK
- a CDS encoding gamma-glutamylcyclotransferase family protein, with protein sequence MEADGVFVYGALREGGRAHSWLLRTNPEGLTGAHVPGRLFHLPAHGIPALVPGDEPPLGPPGPGWVAGEFAGYEDEASLASALEDLDQVEDVEGGLFERRVIPVVLDSGHRFGAWVYVFPPDRLTRLEREGVELPTGDWKEYLGE
- a CDS encoding response regulator, with the protein product MASPAKGRILVVDDEPLIREMAREILENSGYTVSEAVDGQAGLDLFLETAGGFDLVILDLVMPRLHGFQVMDRILQASPRTRILISSGFSPDTRPELTRTTPTRAFLAKPYRSRDLLEQVSRLLAAEP
- a CDS encoding serine hydroxymethyltransferase, yielding MPMYEALRVADPAIFQALELEVQRQRHHLELIASENYASRPVMQAMGSHFTNKYAEGYPGRRYYGGCVNVDTVEDLARTRAKQLFGAEHANVQPHSGAQANMAVYFSILKPGDTVLGLDLAHGGHLTHGHPLNSSGILYKFVGYHVDRETEKVDMDEVRRLAQEHKPKLIVVGASAYSRTFDFPAFRAIADEVGALMMVDMAHIAGLVATGHHPSPVPFADFVTTTTHKTLRGPRGGLVLCKERFAKDLDRALFPGVQGGPLMHVVAAKAVALGEALKPEFKAYQEQVVRNAAALAKALTSKGWRVVSGGTDNHLMLVDVFQQGILGNEAEQTLDKAGITVNKNGIPFDPNPPLKPSGIRIGSPAITTRGMKEPEMERIAGWIDLALRFRAEEASTARIRQEVFEQTGLFPIPE
- the purB gene encoding adenylosuccinate lyase, with product MPILPPSDARELESFEHPLASRYASKAMVRLLSPLYRMRVWRRLWIALAESESEMGLPVTVEQIAEMRATQDAVDLEAIARFEASLRHDVMAAIHAWGEQAPSARPIIHLGATSCFVTDNGDLLIAVEALRLIRRRLQDVIACLRDFAAAWQDQACLGFTHFQPAQPTTVGKRATLWIQDLLLDLEDLDHLLRTTPVRGLKGVTGTQASFLELLDGDGARVEALEARFCEKVGSPAIPVSGQTATRKLEDRMGQVLCGIAASASKFGCDLRLLQHLKEVEEPFEKNQIGSSAMPYKRNPMRSERIVSLARFVTGLLPSSYQTTATQWMERTLDDSAHRRLTLSQGLLAVDAILVLYRNVASGLVVYPRMIEARLASELPFMAAELLLMEGVKRGGDRQDLHERFRVASMEAGRRIKEEGQPNTLLRLLAEDPAWNMNETELAGILDARRFTGRAGEQVRAFLARDVAAALADHLPADAASVRV